One region of Mycolicibacterium insubricum genomic DNA includes:
- a CDS encoding gluconeogenesis factor YvcK family protein, protein MITRTTTSTPRIVALGGGHGLYATLSAARRLTPYVTAVVTVADDGGSSGRLRAELDIVPPGDLRMALAALASDSPQGRLWATIIQHRFGGSGALAGHPIGNLLLAGLDEVLHDPVAALDELGRVLGLRGRVLPMCPIGLQIEADVTGLESDPRMSRVIRGQVAVATTPGQVRRVRLHPGHAPATPQAVDAIMAADLVVLGPGSWFSSVIPHVLVPGLLSALRSTPARCALVLNLADEAGETAGFSAERHLHVLAQHAPDFTVHEIIVDAARVPGERERDQLRRSAEVLSANVVFADVSRPGTPLHDPAKLASALEGVLTRGSEVRPVAATAPLAAEGIMQKRGDEPWR, encoded by the coding sequence ATGATCACCCGAACAACCACCAGCACCCCCCGCATCGTCGCCCTCGGTGGTGGGCACGGGCTGTACGCGACGCTGTCGGCGGCGCGGCGGCTCACTCCCTACGTGACGGCGGTCGTCACCGTCGCCGACGACGGCGGATCGTCCGGCCGGCTGCGCGCCGAACTGGACATCGTGCCCCCCGGGGACCTGCGGATGGCGCTGGCCGCGCTGGCGTCCGACAGCCCGCAGGGGCGCCTCTGGGCGACCATCATCCAGCACCGGTTCGGCGGCAGCGGCGCGCTGGCCGGCCACCCCATCGGCAACCTCCTGCTGGCCGGGCTCGACGAGGTGCTGCACGACCCGGTCGCCGCACTCGACGAACTGGGCCGGGTGCTGGGCCTGCGCGGCCGGGTGCTGCCCATGTGTCCGATCGGGCTGCAGATCGAAGCCGACGTCACCGGCCTGGAATCCGACCCGCGGATGAGCCGGGTGATCCGCGGCCAGGTCGCCGTCGCCACCACCCCCGGGCAGGTGCGACGGGTCCGGCTGCATCCCGGGCACGCGCCGGCCACCCCGCAGGCCGTCGACGCGATCATGGCCGCCGACCTGGTGGTTCTCGGCCCGGGCTCGTGGTTCTCCAGTGTCATCCCGCACGTGCTGGTCCCGGGTCTGCTCTCGGCGCTGCGCTCGACGCCCGCGCGGTGTGCGCTGGTGCTCAACCTCGCCGACGAGGCCGGGGAGACGGCCGGTTTCAGCGCCGAACGCCACCTGCACGTGCTGGCCCAGCACGCCCCGGATTTCACCGTGCACGAGATCATCGTCGACGCCGCCCGGGTGCCCGGCGAGCGGGAGAGAGACCAGCTGCGGCGCAGCGCCGAGGTGCTTTCGGCAAACGTGGTGTTTGCCGACGTTTCCCGACCTGGTACACCATTACATGACCCGGCGAAGTTGGCCTCGGCACTCGAAGGAGTGTTGACACGGGGGAGTGAGGTCAGACCGGTCGCGGCGACTGCGCCGCTGGCTGCCGAGGGGATTATGCAGAAAAGAGGGGACGAGCCGTGGCGATGA
- the tpiA gene encoding triose-phosphate isomerase has product MSRKPLIAGNWKMNLNHFEAIALVQKIAFSLPDKYFDRVDVTVIPPFTDLRSVQTLVDGDKLRLTYGAQDVSQHDAGAYTGEISGAFLAKLGCTFAVVGHSERRTYHNESDSLVGAKAAAAHKHGLTPIICIGESLGVREAGDHIAWNVAQLQGSLAGLSNEQIAASVIAYEPVWAIGTGRVASAADAQEVCGAIRAELANIATPEIAETVRVLYGGSVNVKNIGELIAQPDIDGALVGGASLDGEQFAQLSAIAAGGPLP; this is encoded by the coding sequence GTGTCACGCAAACCGCTGATCGCGGGTAACTGGAAGATGAACCTCAACCACTTCGAGGCCATCGCTCTGGTGCAGAAGATCGCCTTCTCGCTGCCCGACAAGTACTTCGACCGCGTCGACGTCACCGTCATCCCGCCGTTCACCGATCTGCGCAGCGTGCAGACCCTGGTCGACGGGGACAAGCTGCGGCTGACCTACGGCGCCCAGGACGTGTCCCAGCACGACGCGGGCGCCTACACCGGCGAGATCAGCGGTGCGTTCCTGGCCAAGCTCGGCTGCACGTTCGCCGTCGTCGGGCACTCGGAGCGGCGCACCTACCACAACGAGTCCGACTCGCTGGTCGGCGCGAAGGCCGCCGCCGCGCACAAGCACGGGCTCACCCCGATCATCTGCATCGGCGAGTCGCTGGGCGTGCGCGAGGCCGGCGATCACATCGCCTGGAACGTCGCACAGCTGCAGGGCTCCCTGGCCGGCCTGTCGAACGAGCAGATCGCCGCGTCGGTCATCGCCTACGAGCCGGTCTGGGCGATCGGCACCGGGCGGGTGGCCAGTGCCGCCGACGCCCAGGAGGTCTGCGGGGCGATCCGCGCCGAACTGGCCAACATCGCGACCCCGGAAATCGCCGAGACGGTGCGCGTGCTGTACGGCGGTTCGGTGAACGTCAAGAACATCGGCGAGCTGATCGCCCAGCCCGATATCGACGGCGCGCTCGTCGGTGGTGCGTCGCTCGACGGTGAGCAGTTCGCCCAGCTGAGCGCCATCGCCGCGGGTGGGCCCCTGCCGTAG
- the secG gene encoding preprotein translocase subunit SecG: MQLGLQILLVVTSILVVLLVLLHRAKGGGLSSLFGGGVQSSLSGSTVVEKNLDRLTYFVIGIWVVSIVAMGLHIKYGTPAPDADTIPPLS; encoded by the coding sequence ATGCAACTTGGCCTGCAGATCCTGCTGGTGGTCACCAGCATCCTGGTGGTGCTGCTGGTGCTGCTGCACCGTGCGAAAGGTGGCGGTCTGTCCAGCCTGTTCGGCGGCGGCGTGCAGTCCAGCCTGTCCGGCTCCACCGTGGTGGAGAAGAACCTGGATCGGCTCACCTACTTCGTCATCGGGATCTGGGTGGTGTCCATCGTCGCGATGGGCCTGCACATCAAGTACGGAACCCCGGCCCCCGACGCCGACACCATTCCGCCGCTGTCGTGA
- the whiA gene encoding DNA-binding protein WhiA has translation MTAEVKDELSRLVVNSVSARRAEVAALLRFAGGLHIVAGRVVVEAEVDQGVIARRLRKDIFELYGYNAVVHVLSPSGIRKSTRYVVRVAKDGEALARQTGLLDLRGRPVRGLPAQVVGGTVADAEAAWRGAFLAHGSLTEPGRSSALEVSCPGPEAALALVGAARRLGVSAKAREVRGVDRVVVRDGEAIGVLLTRMGAQDTRLSWEERRMRREVRATANRLANFDDANLRRSARAAVAAAARVERALAILGDGVPDHLAAAGALRVAHRQASLEELGRLADPPMTKDAVAGRIRRLLSMADRKAKQDGIPDTESAVTPDLLEDA, from the coding sequence ATGACGGCGGAGGTCAAGGACGAGCTGAGCAGGCTGGTCGTCAACTCGGTCAGCGCACGCCGCGCCGAGGTGGCGGCGCTGTTGCGGTTTGCCGGCGGCCTGCACATCGTTGCCGGTCGCGTGGTCGTGGAGGCCGAGGTCGATCAGGGCGTCATCGCCCGACGGCTGCGCAAGGACATCTTCGAGCTGTACGGCTACAACGCCGTCGTGCACGTGCTGAGTCCCAGCGGCATCCGCAAGAGCACCCGCTACGTGGTGCGCGTCGCCAAGGACGGGGAAGCGCTGGCCCGCCAGACCGGGCTGCTGGACCTGCGCGGCCGGCCGGTGCGCGGACTGCCCGCCCAGGTCGTCGGCGGGACCGTCGCCGACGCCGAGGCGGCCTGGCGCGGTGCTTTCCTGGCGCACGGGTCGCTCACCGAACCGGGCCGGTCCTCGGCGCTGGAGGTCAGCTGCCCGGGGCCGGAGGCGGCCCTGGCGCTGGTCGGCGCCGCCCGGCGGCTCGGGGTGTCGGCCAAGGCTCGCGAGGTCCGCGGTGTGGACCGGGTGGTGGTGCGCGACGGTGAGGCGATCGGCGTGCTGCTGACCCGGATGGGCGCCCAGGACACCCGGCTGAGCTGGGAGGAGCGCCGGATGCGCCGCGAGGTGCGGGCGACGGCGAACCGGCTGGCCAACTTCGACGACGCCAACCTGCGCCGCTCGGCGCGCGCGGCGGTCGCCGCCGCGGCCCGGGTCGAGAGGGCGCTGGCGATCCTCGGCGACGGGGTGCCCGACCATCTGGCGGCCGCCGGTGCGCTGCGCGTCGCCCACCGCCAGGCGTCCCTGGAGGAGCTCGGCCGGTTGGCCGATCCGCCGATGACCAAGGACGCCGTCGCCGGCCGGATCCGGCGGCTGCTGTCGATGGCCGACCGTAAGGCCAAGCAGGACGGCATCCCCGACACCGAGTCCGCCGTCACCCCTGACCTGCTCGAAGACGCCTGA
- the gap gene encoding type I glyceraldehyde-3-phosphate dehydrogenase: MTIRVGVNGFGRIGRNFFRALDAQKAEGKNTDIEIVAVNDLTDNATLAHLLKFDSILGRLPYDVSVDGDTIVVGDHKIKALEVKEGPAALPWGDLGVDVVVESTGIFTARAKAQGHLDAGAKKVIISAPASDEDITIVMGVNDDKYDGSQNIISNASCTTNCLGPFAKVLNDEFGIVQGLMTTVHAYTQDQNLQDAPHKDLRRARAAAINIVPTSTGAAKAIGLVLPELKGKLDGYALRVPIPTGSCTDLTAELKKTATAEEINAAMKAAAEGPMKGILKYYDAPIVSSDIVTDPHSSIFDAGLTKVLGNQAKTVSWYDNEWGYSNRLVDLIALVGKSL, translated from the coding sequence GTGACCATCCGGGTAGGCGTGAACGGCTTCGGCCGCATCGGACGCAACTTCTTCCGCGCCCTCGACGCGCAGAAGGCCGAAGGCAAGAACACCGACATCGAGATCGTTGCGGTCAACGACCTGACCGACAACGCCACCCTGGCGCACCTGCTGAAGTTCGACTCGATCCTGGGCCGGCTGCCCTACGACGTGAGCGTCGACGGCGACACCATCGTGGTCGGCGACCACAAGATCAAGGCGCTGGAGGTCAAGGAAGGCCCGGCCGCACTGCCCTGGGGCGACCTCGGCGTCGACGTCGTCGTCGAATCCACCGGCATCTTCACCGCCCGCGCCAAGGCGCAGGGCCACCTCGACGCCGGCGCCAAGAAGGTCATCATCTCCGCGCCGGCCAGCGACGAGGACATCACCATCGTGATGGGCGTCAATGACGACAAGTACGACGGCAGCCAGAACATCATCTCCAACGCCTCCTGCACCACCAACTGCCTCGGCCCGTTCGCCAAGGTCCTCAACGACGAGTTCGGCATCGTCCAGGGCCTGATGACCACGGTGCACGCCTACACCCAGGACCAGAACCTGCAGGACGCCCCGCACAAGGACCTGCGCCGGGCGCGGGCCGCCGCGATCAACATCGTGCCGACCTCGACCGGTGCCGCCAAGGCCATCGGCCTGGTGCTGCCCGAGCTCAAGGGCAAGCTCGACGGCTACGCCCTGCGGGTGCCGATCCCCACCGGCTCCTGCACCGACCTGACGGCCGAACTGAAGAAGACGGCCACCGCCGAAGAGATCAACGCCGCCATGAAGGCCGCCGCCGAGGGCCCGATGAAGGGCATCCTCAAGTACTACGACGCGCCGATCGTCTCGTCCGACATCGTCACCGACCCGCACAGCTCGATCTTCGACGCGGGCCTGACCAAGGTGCTGGGCAACCAGGCCAAGACGGTGTCCTGGTACGACAACGAGTGGGGCTACTCCAACCGTCTCGTCGACCTGATCGCCCTGGTCGGCAAGTCGCTGTAG
- a CDS encoding phosphoglycerate kinase: MTVQTLDDLLAEGVAGRGVLVRCDLNVPLDGDGNITDPGRIIASLPTLSALADAGAKVVVTAHLGRPKGAPEPAFSLAPVARELGERLGRHVQLAGDVVGTDALARAEGLTDGDVLLLENIRFDPRETSKDPAERAALAAELVELVDTPGGPQAAFVSDGFGVVHREQASVYDVAKLLPHYAGTLVAAEVAVLRRLTEAGERPYAVVLGGSKVSDKLAVIENLATKADSLIIGGGMCFTFLAAQGFSVGTSLCQEEMVETCRRLLEEYGDVIHLPVDIVVAPSFSADAPPTTVAADAIPVDQMGLDIGPESVKRFSALLSNAKTIFWNGPMGVFEFPAFAAGTRGVAEAIIGATQKGGFSVVGGGDSAAAVRTLGLPEDGFSHISTGGGASLEYLEGKELPGIAVLET, translated from the coding sequence ATGACGGTGCAGACTCTCGACGACCTGCTTGCCGAGGGCGTTGCCGGTCGTGGCGTGCTGGTGCGCTGCGACCTCAACGTTCCCCTCGACGGCGACGGGAACATCACCGACCCGGGCCGCATCATCGCGTCGCTGCCGACCCTGTCGGCGCTGGCCGACGCCGGCGCCAAGGTCGTGGTGACCGCTCATCTGGGCCGCCCCAAGGGTGCGCCCGAGCCGGCGTTCTCGCTGGCCCCGGTGGCCCGCGAGCTGGGGGAGCGGCTCGGCCGGCACGTGCAGCTGGCCGGTGACGTGGTCGGCACCGATGCGCTGGCCCGCGCCGAGGGTCTGACCGACGGCGACGTCCTGCTGCTGGAGAACATCCGGTTCGATCCGCGGGAGACCAGCAAGGATCCCGCGGAGCGGGCCGCGCTGGCCGCCGAACTCGTCGAGTTGGTCGACACCCCCGGCGGGCCGCAGGCCGCGTTCGTCTCCGACGGCTTCGGGGTGGTGCACCGCGAGCAGGCTTCGGTCTACGACGTGGCCAAACTGCTGCCGCACTACGCGGGCACCCTGGTGGCCGCCGAGGTGGCGGTGCTGCGCCGGCTGACTGAGGCCGGCGAGCGGCCGTACGCCGTCGTGCTCGGCGGTTCCAAGGTGTCCGACAAGCTCGCGGTGATCGAGAACCTGGCCACCAAGGCCGACAGCCTCATCATCGGCGGCGGCATGTGCTTCACCTTCCTTGCCGCGCAAGGGTTTTCGGTGGGTACCTCGCTGTGTCAGGAGGAGATGGTCGAGACCTGCCGGCGGTTGCTGGAGGAGTACGGCGACGTCATCCACCTGCCCGTCGACATCGTGGTGGCACCGTCGTTCTCCGCCGACGCGCCGCCGACCACGGTGGCCGCCGACGCCATTCCGGTCGACCAGATGGGCCTGGACATCGGGCCGGAGTCGGTGAAGCGGTTCAGCGCGCTGCTGTCCAACGCCAAGACCATCTTCTGGAACGGCCCGATGGGCGTGTTCGAGTTCCCGGCGTTCGCCGCCGGCACCCGCGGGGTGGCCGAAGCGATCATCGGTGCCACCCAGAAGGGCGGCTTCAGCGTCGTCGGCGGCGGCGATTCGGCCGCCGCGGTGCGCACCCTGGGCCTGCCCGAGGACGGATTCAGCCATATCTCCACCGGCGGCGGTGCGTCGTTGGAGTATCTGGAGGGCAAGGAACTCCCCGGCATCGCCGTATTGGAAACCTAG
- a CDS encoding sensor domain-containing protein — MTSRSAVPASFIKAVLWALAIAVVGVGLFAFGVNSANSDGPPTCGGKTMKRGDECVGTKSGRRDYDQVKKSDHTSGLFMMGLGALMLLGGGAMLVIAIRDRKLVQPGDKVVLTPGAVGRITGIPETASVKTYTALFNNAPTLDRPDLAGPFSVAQTTDYQRAGLKAVQILQLRDEVDGSARRIAYQAVILYSSVKIAEQVFADMQVRWRSASGLTVTDRAGDASYRYTFGSALDAADTLSVYRAQENGDGWTSQHTVTRRGNAIVAAQIYGYWEQPGPAADLLAAAAHAIGDGEPVISVRATDLPPRSTAELEALLPSPARVAEIIGTAGLTRTATRTALYDDSGNVGEDGCVGAFALAQRGVFDDTGWMAVRNHTLQNESDDAPRVYLDQAVVVMPSAEAAAAVLAGQKQQWSGLAGKMISWTNSSDLLVRNTYGPLVYTGALLAISRFEEGGDGWATQRAMTVSGRVVIDIQLSGRFAPATQAVDLAAVIAAAAPGAAPSAPGLPVPDPQPTPVTVAAAEALLLSPQRVAGIVGAQRLESETTATVLYDDTSLLPEGEPLSPYALAQAGVYRGTGWLAVRPQKLTGQTSPESACTVFQAVLVFLSEEAATAALNAQRADWQRAAGRVITTNIDNVGAVWEYSALFEAPASDGGGALSINRTQRDTGGWSVQRAIRQAGNVLVEVHASGRWSSPKGAGDLAATIAVGVPTGPAPASAPPAPAPAAPAPAFDHGPLAFDTTGLVREPDSWVDPRTGDDFRIGEFSGEATGAPLDQLPELRRWATTGIGREGCVVSADVTEVDGLPALVQLLKAPNPGKPRGVVYMASVVLPRAGRWVQLNGIFPEGSDSGVRDVIIGTRVGPDAMYPPHPYAPDFTSRLPYSVADDARFDAEFPDHPVTRARRWIAAVVPTIRIDPAFAALPPG, encoded by the coding sequence GTGACTTCTCGTTCAGCCGTCCCGGCGTCCTTCATCAAGGCGGTCCTGTGGGCCCTGGCCATCGCCGTCGTCGGCGTCGGCTTGTTCGCCTTCGGTGTGAACTCGGCCAACAGCGACGGCCCGCCCACCTGCGGTGGGAAGACCATGAAGCGCGGTGACGAGTGCGTCGGCACCAAATCCGGTCGACGGGACTACGACCAGGTCAAGAAGAGTGACCACACCTCCGGTCTGTTCATGATGGGCCTCGGTGCCCTGATGCTGCTCGGCGGTGGCGCAATGCTGGTGATCGCCATCCGGGACCGGAAGCTGGTGCAGCCCGGCGACAAGGTGGTGCTGACTCCCGGGGCGGTGGGCCGGATCACCGGCATCCCGGAGACCGCGTCGGTCAAAACGTATACGGCGCTGTTCAACAACGCCCCGACGCTGGACCGGCCGGATCTGGCGGGGCCTTTCAGTGTCGCGCAGACCACCGATTACCAGCGCGCCGGCCTGAAAGCGGTGCAGATTCTGCAGTTGCGGGACGAGGTCGACGGGTCGGCGCGGCGGATTGCCTACCAGGCCGTCATCCTCTATTCCTCGGTCAAGATCGCCGAGCAGGTGTTCGCCGACATGCAGGTGCGCTGGCGCAGCGCCTCGGGCCTGACGGTCACCGACCGCGCGGGTGACGCGTCCTACCGGTACACCTTCGGTTCGGCGCTCGACGCCGCGGACACACTGTCGGTGTATCGGGCGCAGGAAAACGGAGACGGCTGGACCTCCCAGCACACGGTGACCCGGCGCGGCAACGCGATCGTCGCCGCCCAGATCTACGGTTACTGGGAGCAGCCCGGCCCGGCCGCCGACCTGCTCGCGGCCGCCGCCCACGCGATCGGTGACGGTGAACCGGTGATATCGGTTCGTGCCACCGACCTGCCGCCGAGATCGACGGCGGAGCTTGAAGCCCTGCTGCCGTCGCCCGCCCGGGTTGCCGAGATCATCGGCACGGCCGGCCTGACTCGCACCGCGACCCGGACCGCGCTGTACGACGACTCCGGAAACGTCGGCGAGGACGGTTGCGTGGGGGCCTTCGCGCTGGCCCAGCGAGGGGTGTTCGACGACACCGGCTGGATGGCGGTCCGCAACCACACCCTGCAGAACGAGTCCGACGACGCGCCGCGGGTCTATCTCGACCAGGCCGTCGTCGTGATGCCCAGCGCCGAGGCTGCCGCCGCGGTGCTGGCCGGCCAGAAGCAGCAGTGGTCCGGGCTGGCGGGGAAGATGATTTCCTGGACCAACAGCAGCGACCTGCTGGTGCGCAACACCTACGGACCGCTGGTCTACACCGGCGCCCTGCTGGCGATCAGCCGTTTCGAGGAGGGCGGCGACGGCTGGGCGACCCAGCGCGCGATGACCGTCAGCGGCCGCGTCGTCATCGACATCCAGCTGTCGGGCCGGTTCGCCCCGGCCACCCAGGCCGTCGACCTGGCCGCCGTCATCGCGGCGGCCGCGCCCGGAGCCGCGCCGTCAGCACCCGGCCTTCCGGTGCCCGACCCGCAGCCCACCCCGGTGACCGTGGCGGCGGCCGAGGCGCTGCTGCTGTCGCCGCAGCGAGTCGCCGGGATCGTCGGCGCGCAACGGTTGGAGTCCGAGACCACCGCGACGGTGCTCTACGACGACACGTCCCTGCTGCCCGAGGGCGAGCCGTTGAGCCCGTACGCGTTGGCGCAGGCCGGTGTTTACCGGGGCACCGGTTGGCTGGCGGTGCGCCCACAGAAGCTGACCGGTCAGACGTCCCCGGAGAGCGCCTGCACGGTATTCCAGGCGGTCCTGGTATTCCTGAGCGAAGAAGCCGCGACGGCGGCGCTGAATGCGCAGCGGGCGGACTGGCAGCGCGCGGCCGGCCGGGTGATCACCACCAACATCGACAACGTTGGGGCCGTGTGGGAGTACTCGGCCCTTTTCGAGGCGCCGGCCTCTGACGGGGGTGGTGCGCTGTCCATCAACCGGACCCAGCGCGACACCGGCGGGTGGAGCGTGCAGCGGGCGATCCGGCAAGCGGGCAATGTGCTGGTCGAGGTGCACGCATCGGGCCGCTGGAGCAGCCCGAAGGGCGCCGGGGATCTTGCGGCGACGATCGCCGTCGGAGTGCCCACCGGGCCGGCTCCCGCCTCGGCCCCGCCGGCTCCAGCCCCGGCTGCGCCCGCCCCGGCGTTCGACCATGGGCCGTTGGCCTTCGACACCACCGGGCTGGTCCGCGAACCCGACAGCTGGGTCGACCCGCGCACCGGCGACGATTTCCGGATCGGCGAGTTCAGCGGGGAGGCCACCGGCGCGCCGCTGGACCAGCTGCCGGAGCTGCGCCGCTGGGCGACTACCGGGATCGGGCGCGAGGGCTGCGTCGTGTCCGCCGACGTGACCGAGGTCGACGGGCTGCCTGCGCTGGTACAGCTGCTCAAGGCGCCCAACCCGGGTAAACCGCGCGGCGTGGTGTACATGGCGAGCGTGGTCCTCCCGCGCGCCGGGAGGTGGGTGCAGCTCAACGGGATCTTCCCGGAGGGTTCCGACAGTGGTGTCCGGGACGTGATCATCGGAACCCGGGTCGGGCCGGACGCGATGTACCCGCCGCACCCGTACGCGCCGGACTTCACGTCGCGGCTGCCGTACTCGGTGGCCGACGACGCCCGTTTCGACGCGGAGTTCCCCGACCACCCGGTGACCCGGGCCCGGCGCTGGATCGCCGCGGTGGTCCCGACCATCCGGATCGACCCGGCCTTCGCGGCGCTGCCGCCGGGGTAA